GACATTGGCAAATAATAGAATACTGGATTTTTTCACACCTATAGTATATGGCAATACAAAAGTTGCTTCCTTTCATCGTAAGGCCATTGGCATTACCGATTTTAGCTTTAACGTCATTAACAGCGCTGATCAGGCAAGTGAAAAGAGGCCGAACATGATAAATTGCTGGCATGAAGATGTAAAGATTATGCTCGGAGAATCCAATAGCATTGGTGGAAAATATGCGTTTCTTTCCCTGGAAAAAGCCACAGATGATCTTATTCAAGGTAAAATAGATGTTTTGATAACCGCTCCTATCAATAAACATAATATACAACAAGACGAATTCAACTTCCCTGGACATACGGAATATATACAATCAAAAACCGGATCGAAAGACGCCCTCATGTTTATGATCAGCGAAGAATTAAAAATAGGTGTAGTCACTGGGCATATTCCTGTAAAAGAAATCGCAGAAAATATTACAAAGGAAACGATTTTAGCCAAGCTAAGGCTCATGCACAACAGCTTAAAAAATGATTTTTGGGTTCAAAAACCAAAAATTGCTGTGTTAGGATTAAATCCACATGCGGGAGATAACGGTCTAATTGGTTCAGAAGATCAAGACATTGTTATTCCTGCAATAGAAGAGGCAAATGAAATGGATGTTTTTGCTTTTGGTCCCTATCCCGCTGATGGATTTTTTGCTAGTGATAATTACAAAAATTTCGACGGCGTTTTAGCCATGTACCATGATCAGGGCCTAATTCCTTTTAAACAACTAGCTTTTCATAACGGCGTAAACTTCACTGCTGGATTACCTGTTATCCGCACTTCACCGGATCATGGAACAGGTTACGATATAGCGGGGAAAAATATTGCTTCGGAACAATCATTTAAAGAAGCTATTTTTGCAGCCGTTCATATTGCAAAAAGGAGAAAAGAACAGGATGATCTATTAGCCAATCCATTGAAGATCAGAAAACTGACAAAAGACAGGGATTAATCTAAATTTGAATCAACATCTTACAAAACACGTAAACGGCATCCATCCTAAAAACCGGTTTCATTTGATGCCTTTCAAATTTTGAAAACAAACGCTTACCCTGGTCGACCTGAGTTACTTTAAAAAAAACTTTCACATATTATTTATTATTTCTAAATTTGCGAGCTTAATTATCGTGCTTTGAAAATTTTGAATCAATACCGTATACCGTTTACAGGCCTAAAGCTTGGAAAACATGAGTTTGAATTTGAAGTCGACAAACATTTTTTTGCCGAGTTTGAGTATTCGATCGTCAAAGATGGTGCATTAAAGGTTTTCTTAACCCTCGATAAGCAAGAAACGATGCTTATAGCGGATTTCCATATAACCGGTATCATTGAACTCACGTGTGACGTTTGTTTGCGTAAATTCCCTGGGAAAACGGATATTAATGAGCGTTTGATTGTAAAGTTTCAGGAGGATGATGACACATCAGACATCTCAGACGAGATCTTGATACTAAAAAGGAACGAACACGAGCTCGATTTAGCTAATAACATATACGAATACATTAATTTATCAGTTCCGCTTTACGCAAGATGTGAAGAACAGGGATTAAACACAGCATGTGACAAATCAATGATTGATAAATTGAAGAACTTATCTGCTCCCGAAACAAGGGATACACAAACAGACCCACGTTGGGATATACTTAAGAAAATAAAAAACAATTAATTAAAATACCAAGACGAGATGGCACATCCAAAACGTAAAACCTCTAAGTCTAGAAGAGACAAAAGAAGAACACATTACAAGGCTGAATTACCAAGCCTTACTACTTGCCAAACTACTGGAGCAGTACATTTGCCACACCGTGCGTATAATGTAGACGGCAACCTTTATTACAATGGCAAGTTACTGATTGAAAACACCTCGATTGCCTAAGTTGATTTTTCATCTGCTTAAATTGTTTTTTAAAGGTGATGAAGCTTGCATGAGCTGTATGTCTTCCTATCCCTTTTTAAACGGTAGCTCATGCAGGTTTCAATATTAAAAAACATCCCAAGGTTCGCTATTTGCAAAAAAATGCGGTACTTTGGGATGTTTTAGTTACTGATGAAAAGTAAACGTTAATCAAGGATGAAAATTGGCTTAGACATTATGGGTGGAGACTACGCGCCTAAAGCGACTGTTTTAGGTGCGATAGAGGCATCCAAAGTATTATTAGACAACCAGAAACTGGTACTTATAGGTAATAAAGAACTTGCCCTACCCTTAATTGAAGAGGCTGGCGTTTCTCCCTCCATTTTTGATTTTGTACATACGACAGATGTCATAAATATGGGTGAACATCCTACCAAGGCTATTTCTCAAAAGCCAAAAGCTAGCATAAGTCTTGGTTTTCATTTATTAAAAGAGGGAGCGATTGATTCCTTTTCTTCTGCAGGCAATACGGGTGCTATGTTAGTGGGAGCAATGTTCAGTGTTAAAACAATACCAGGGGTTATTAGACCGGCAATTGCTACTAATGTACCCAGGCTGAAAGAAGGATTTAGCATATTACTTGACGTTGGAGCTAATGCAGATTGCAAGCCGGAAGTTTTATTACAATTTGGAATTTTAGGTAGCCTCTATTCCCGCCATATTTACGAAACTCAAACGCCCGCAGTGGCATTATTGAATATTGGAGAAGAGGAAGAAAAGGGAAATATGCTCACAGTTGCTGCTCATTCACTAATGAAAAACAGCAACACAATCAATTTCATAGGAAATATAGAAGGTAGAGATTTATTTGAAGATCACGTGGATGTTATTGTATGTGACGGATTCACAGGTAATGTTGTGCTAAAGTTAGCTGAATCATTTTATTCATTAACCTTAAAAAAAGGTTTTAAGGACGATTTCTTCGACCGTTTCAATTACGAACAATACGGAGGCAGTCCGATATTGGGAGTAAACGCTCCCGTGATTATAGGTCATGGGATATCCAGTCCGGAGGCCATAAAAAACATGATATTACTTTCCCGTAATATGATAGAATCAAAATTTGTAGATAAAGTAAAAGCTGCTTTTAAATAAAAACTTAGAATGTCTAAAATTCATGCTGCTATTACCGCTGTAAACGGATATGTTCCAGATTACGTACTAACCAACCAAGAGTTGGAAACTATGGTAGATACCAATGACGAATGGATCACCACTAGAACGGGCATAAAAGAACGTCGTATTTTAAAAGGTGAAGGAACAGCTACCTCAGATATGGCCGTTCCTGCTGTAGAGGGACTATTACAAAAACGGGGAATATCAGCGGCAGAGATAGAACTTATCATATTTTGTACAAGTACACCCGACATGCCATTCCCCGCAACAGCCAACGTGCTAGCCGATAAAATAGGAGCGGTAAATGCTTGGGGTTATGATTTACAAGCGGCCTGCTCGGGTTTTCTGTACGGATTAACCACTGGTGCTCAATTTATTGAGTCAGGTAAACATAAAAAGGTATTAGTGGTTGGCGGAGATAAGATGTCGTCGATAATTAACTACGAAGATAGGGCGACCTGTATCATCTTCGGGGACGGCTGCGGCGCTGTACTATTAGAGCCAAATACAGAAGGGCTGGGCGTTATTGATACCATTTTGAAAAGTGATGGCAGTGGAAAAGAATATCTGAATATTAAAGCCGGTGGCTCATTACTTCCTGCAAGCCATCAGACAGTTGACCAGAAACTACATTATGCATTTCAGGAAGGAAAAACCGTTTTTAAATTTGCCGTGACAAATATGGCAAATGTTGCTGCGGAGATTATGGAACGCAATCATTTAACCGCAGATGATGTAACCTGGCTTGTTCCACATCAGGCAAACAAACGGATTATAGATGCTACTGCTGAACGCATGGGGGTTGGGCCGGAAAAAGTGATGATTAACATTCAAAAATATGGTAACACTACGAGTGGTACGATTCCATTATGCCTTTGGGAATGGGAAAAAAAATTAAATAAAGGCGATGTACTCATTTTAGCTGCATTCGGTGGAGGTTTTACATGGGGGTCTATTTATCTAAAATGGGCATACTAGTCACCATCAAACAGTTTATATACATAACAAGACAAACAATTTTACTGTAAGGTATCAAAATGCTAACTTTGCAGGCATTATTATACAATTACTGATAATTAACAGATCAACACTTCCTATTTAGGTTACCTCCTAGTATCAGGAAGCAAAAGGTGAAGACATTAAATAGAACCAATAACTATGAGCATGGATATTAAACAAATTCAGGACTTGATAAAATTTGTTGCAAAATCAGGTGTAAATGAGGTTGCCATTGAAGAAAAAGATTTCAAAATAACAATAAAAACAAACCAAGAGCCAACATATGTAACTGCTACAGTTCCCGGCCAGCCTTTAGTCCAAGCTGCTGCTCAAGCGCCGGCACAGGTAACTGCAGTGAATCCCCCGCCTGTTGAACAGACCGCACCTGCCAAAACAGCTGCGGATGAGACAGCAAAATATATCACTATAAAATCACCAATGATAGGTACCTTTTACCGATCTTCCAGTCCTGACAAAGCTGCGTTTGTAAATGTTGGCGACGAAGTTAAATCCGGGCAGGTTGTGTGTATAGTTGAAGCTATGAAACTATTCAATGAAATTGAATCGGAAATCTCAGGAAAAGTAGTTAAAGTATTGGTAGATAACGCTCAACCAGTAGAATATGATCAACCATTATTCTTAGTTGATCCCTCATAGTTACAATCATTAAACCAACACATTACTTGGTATATTTATAGAATTCATGTTTAAAAAAATATTAATAGCTAATCGCGGAGAGATCGCCTTACGCATCATCAGAACCTGCAGAGAAATGGGGATCAAAAGCGTAGCCGTATATTCTACGGCTGACCGGGAAAGTCTTCATGTTAGATTTGCCGATGAAGCTGTATGCATTGGGCCTCCTGCCAGTAAAGATTCCTATTTAAATATCCCTAACATAATATCAGCTGCCGAATTAACAAATGCTGACGCGATACATCCTGGCTATGGCTTTTTATCAGAAAACGAAAAATTCTCCACGATCTGTCGCGACTATGGTATAAAGTTCATTGGTGCAACGCCCGAACAGATCCGCGGTATGGGGGATAAAGCGTCGGCAAAGGAAACTATGCGTGCTGCTGGTGTTCCGACAATTCCGGGTTCTGATGGTCTAGTTCCTTCTATAAAGGAAGGTCTAAAAATCGCTAATGAAATTGGCTACCCGATTATTTTAAAAGCGACAGCCGGTGGTGGTGGCCGTGGCATGCGCGTTGTTTGGAATGATCAGGAGTTTGAACCGGCGTGGGATTCTGCCAGACAGGAAGCCGGAGCGGCTTTTGGAAATGATGGGATTTATCTAGAAAAATTTGTTGAGGATCCGAGACACATAGAAATACAAGTTATCGGTGACCAGTATGGCACTGTCTGTCATTTATCTGAAAGAGATTGCTCCATCCAACGCCGCCATCAAAAATTAGTCGAAGAAGCGCCGTCTCCATTTATCACCACTGAATTACGGCAGAAAATGGGAGAGGCAGCTATTGCGGGTGCCAGGGCTGTAAACTATGAAGGTGCCGGAACCATCGAATTCCTGGTAGATAAACATCGAAATTTCTATTTCATGGAAATGAATACACGCATTCAAGTAGAGCATCCGGTAACAGAAGAAGTAATCAATTTCGACTTAATTAAAGAGCAAATTAAAGTTGCGGCTGGCGTTCCATTATCTGGTAAAAATTACGAGCCAAATATGCATGCTATCGAATGTAGAATAAACGCAGAAGACCCGTTCAACAATTTTCGTCCATCGCCCGGCAGAATAACTACTTTTCATTCTCCAGGTGGACATGGCGTTAGAGTGGACACACACGTTTACGCGGGTTATCAAATTCCCTCAAATTACGACTCTATGATCGCAAAACTTATATGCGTTGCACAAACAAGAGAAGAAGCAATATCAACCATGGAACGTGCGCTCAGTGAATTCGTTATTGAAGGAATAAAAACTACCATTCCTTTGCACCTTAAATTAATGAAAGACCCAAACTTCAGGGCCGGAAACTTTACAACTAAGTTTATGGAAAACTTTGACCTTTCAGAATAGTATGAATTTTATCGAATATAATGCAGTAGAAATACCATTCTTACGTTAAGAATGGTATTTTTGTTTTCTAAATGTATTGTATATTGTAAACAGCGAAGGGATGTATAAGCAGATAGCAACGCTAAAAACACTTTAAATAAACTTCCGTATTACTTGAACTATGAGCGAGATTTCTGGCAAAAAAATTATCGAAACAATTAAAAAAAAGGGCAAATCTCTTGAAGCAGAAATGTCCTTTTTCGACCATCTTGAGGTCTTAAGGTGGCACCTCATCCGCTCGGCAATAGCCGTCGCTATATTTATGGGACTTGCCTTTGCTTTTTATGATTTTATATTTGACGTGATCATTATGGGACCTAAAAAGCCCGAATTCTGGACATATCGTATGATGTGCAGTATTGGTGAGAAGTTTAATCTTGGACCGGATTTTTGCGTAACTGAAATTCCTATCAATATTATCAATACAGATATGGCGGGGCAGTTTACGCTACAATTAAACTCCTCGCTTTTAATCGGTCTGGTATTAGGTTTCCCGTATCTACTTTATGAGATCTGGTTGTTTGTAAAGCCGGCTTTAACAGACATTGAAAGAAAATCGGCTAACGGCTTTGTTTTTTATGCCACATTATTATTTATTACCGGTATTCTGTTCGGCTATTATTTAATTGCGCCACTATCCGTAAATTTTCTCGCTCACTATACCGTAAGCCCTGAAATAGATAACCAAATAACTGTCGATTCCTACCTTTCGTCCGTAGCAACACTTACATTAGGTACGGGTATTGTCTTTGAATTACCAATTGTGATCTACATTTTATCAAAAATTGGTATCATGACACCGCAATTTATGAAAGCTACCAGAAGGTATGCAATCATTATCATTTTGGTTATAGCAGCTATTGTAACACCTACACCAGATATATTAACGATGCTTACCGTAAGTTTTCCCTTATTTTTGCTATATGAATTAAGCATTGTTATAGCAGGAAGGGTTCAAAAAGCAAAATTGAAGGCCGAAAAAGCATTCTACGATAACGCAGAAGAATAAAAGAGAACACAGACATATTAAAAAAATGAGCACATTAAAAAAAATAGCAATTGGAGGAGATCACGCAGGGTACGCATACAAAAAAGAACTTATTGTCTTTTTAGAGAATGAAGGTTATACAGTAGATGACCACGGCACAAATAATCCAGATTCTGTTGACTATCCAGATTTTGCACATCCTACCGCAACCGCAGTGGAAAGAGGTACTTACAAAGCTGGAATATTAATATGTGGCAGTGCCAATGGTGTTGCTATTACAGCAAATAAACATCAAGGGATCAGAGCTGCGATCTGTTGGAATCCGGAAATTGCTTTGCTTGCTCGTCAACATAATGATGCTAATATCATTTGTTTACCAGCAAGGTTCACGTCTTTGAATGATTGTAAAGAAATGATCAAAGTGTTTCTTGAAACTGAATTTGAAGGTGGTAGACACCAAACCAGAGTAAATAAAATTGCATGTAGCTAATTCGAATATTATGTTAAAGAGAACGATTATCATTGCTTTTCTCACCAATAGTTTATTAAGTGGTTGCTTTGCGCAAAACACATTACAAAAACAATACGCGCAACTCATCACAGAACAATCGGCTAGTGATCATTTACATATTATCGCATCTGACGAATTTGAAGGTAGGGAAACTGGAAAAGAAGGAATAGAAAAAGCGGCACAGTATATTGCTGGGGAGTTCAAAAAGCTCGGTTTAACCGCTCCGGTTAATGGCGCTTATTTCCAGCCCGTTCCACTAGCCGAAAACAAATTTCAAGTAAATACTTTCCGTATTGGTAATCACGATTTAGAGTCCGGAGTCGATTTCTATATTATCAATGCTGAAAATAATGAACATATTCAAGACGAGGAGTTAATTTTTATTGGTTATGGTATATCTGATAAACATTATGATGATTTAAAGGATATCGATATAAGTGGAAAGGTTGTCCTTCTTATCAACACCGATGAACCTACCAATAATAATGGCGTTTCTGCGATTACGGGAACGACGGAAAAATCATCTTGGGCAACAAGTCGTAATAAACGTATACAGCATATCATAGGAAAAGGGCCAAAACTAATTCTAGCTGTTTCGCCAGAAACAGAAACCTTATTGGAACGAGTAAGAAAAGCCGGCAGCACCGGAAAAATGCAAATAAAAGAAGATATTGCTACTCAGGATACCGCTAAAGAGCAAACAGCAACTGTTGCGTACATCACTCCTAAAACCGCGAATCTAATTCTAAAGACTACCGGAAAATCGTACCAAGATCTTAAAACACAGATTGACAGCACCGGTAAGCCCAGCACGAAGCAGGTCAAGGTGAATGTAGATACACAGTTTGGCACGCAAATAGTTGACGTAAAAGCTCGAAATGTACTGGGTTATTTAGAAGGTACTGATCTTAAAGATGAGCTTTTAGTCATTACCGCTCACTATGATCATATAGGTGTCAATGCAGGCGGACAGATAAACAACGGTGCTGATGATGACGGATCGGGTGTTACAGGTGTATTGGAGATAGCTAAAGCTTTTACAAAAGCCAAACAAGATGGCAACGGCCCTAGAAGAAGCATATTATTCATGACGGTAACAGGTGAAGAAAAAGGTTTACTGGGCTCCGATTATTATGCGCGTTACCCCGTTTTTCCATTAGCCCAAACAGTTGCCAATTTAAACATCGATATGATCGGACGCATTGATCCTCCACATGCAAACAACAAGAATTATGTGTACTTAGTTGGATCTGATAAACTAAGTTCGACATTACATCAGATAAGTGAACAAGCAAACCGTGACAATACGCAACTGACATTAGACTACAAGTATAATGACCCCGACGATCCTGAAAGGATTTATTACCGTTCGGATCACTACAACTTTGCAAAAAATGGCATTCCAGTTGTCTTTTATTTTAATGGTGTACATGAAGATTATCACGATATTGGAGATACCGTAGACAAAATTGATTTCGAGATGCTTACCAAACGCGCACAGTTGGTGTTTTACACTGCCTGGGATTTGGTGAATCGCGACCAACGTCCGGTCGTCGATTCAAACAAAAAATAACTATTGGTTATTTCCGTTGTTAATATAGAAAAAAGAATCTTAAAACATGTCTACAAAAACTGCTTCTGATTTCATTGTTACCAGTGAGGATAAGGCTTTCGACTTATCGCACAGAAACGTTATTAACTATAACATTGACAAATATAATCACGCAGTTAACATTGGCTTGCAGCGCTGGAACAGCCTTGAAAATGCCAAGAGAAAAGCCCACGTTATCAAATGGCGGGTAATGGAAAACTTGGATAAGCTTTTACCCGATTTTGAAGCTAATTTCCAAAAAAATGGAGGCAAAGTTCTATGGGCAAACAATGTAGTAGAAGCTCAACAAGAGATTCTACAAATTATCCAGCGCGTTGGCGCAAAACGGGTAGTAAAATCCAAGTCGATGGCGACCGAAGAAATCGAGCTCAATGCTTTTCTTAAAGAACATGAGATTACATCGGTAGAAACCGACCTAGGGGAATATATTGTTCAATTACTAGGTCAAAAGCCTTATCATATCGTTACTCCTGCCATGCATCTTAGCTTGGCCGATATTTCAAAATTATTCCACCAGCATTTTGACACGCCACTTGATGCCTCTCCTGAGCAACTTACCCTAAAAGCCCGCGAATTATTAAGAAACGAGTACCTAAATGCCGAAGTGGGCATAACAGGAGCCAACTTTCTTATTGCCGACACTGGCAGTATCGCAATTACTGAAAACGAGGGCAATGCCAGGCTGAGTACGACGTTTCCTCGCGTACATATAGCTGTGGTAGGTATTGAGAAGCTTATACCATCAATTGCCGATCTAGATTTATATTGGCCCTTACTGGCAAACCATGGTACGGGACAAAACTTAACGGTATATAATAGCATAATCAGTGGTCCTAGGAAGGAAACGGAAACGGATGGTCCCGAAGAGATGTATGTCATTTTATTAGATAATGGTAGAACGGATCTTCTCGCTCAAAAAGAACAAAGACAGGGCTTATACTGCATCCGCTGTGGGGCGTGTCTCAATGCCTGCCCTATTTATAAAAATATAGGTGGACATACCTACAATACGACCTATAGTGGCCCAATAGGCAGTATCATTACACCTCATATGAAGGGAATGGCCGAATTCAAACACCTAAGCTATGCAAGTAGCCTCTGCGGAAAGTGTTCCGAGGTGTGTCCGGTGAAAATAGATATCCATAAGATGCTTCTACTGAACAGAAGAGACGCTGTAAAAGACGGTCTTTCTCCCAAAAGTGAGGAATGGGGATGGAAAGCCTACGTTAAAATCGTTCAACGACGTAAATTACTCGATTTCTTTGGTGGAAAATTCAAGAACTACTTCCTTAAGCTTTTCTTCAGAAAACCTTGGGGCAATAAACGTGACTTACCTGAAGTTTCCACTAAGTCCTTCAATGCGCAATGGCAGGAGTCTAAGAAAGAAAATCGCAGAAATTAATTTTCAAAGGACCTCATGAGGGTGCCCTTGGCTTCTTAAAAGCGAAAGCTTGAATGCTTTTTTTATGCATGCAAGTGTGAAAAAAGAAAGAACAGGAGTAGCTTTATCACTGAAAGCTAAAGGAAAAAGAGCTTTGATAATAATTATAATCGACTCCGTCTTCCTCGCTGGGATTAGCGTAAACCGTTTGAAGTAGCCATAAACCCGAGCGATTTAATTTAAAATATATCTTCCCGTCACCATTGGATCTGTATTTTGCCTCATGGACTTGCCCAGTAATTGATTTGGTATAAATCGTTGCACTAGCTCCTTCCAGAGGTTTACCTGCTAAAAAAATAACGGCTGTTATATCATCACCATACTGTAATCTATAGGGGTTTTGCTCAAGCACGATTTCCAATTGTTGGCATTCTTTGTTTTTATATAAGTTGCCGTTATGTTTTTCTGTTCTAGTGAGCGCTTTGGCTGTAAAAAATGTGTTTGCAGTGTATTCTGTTGTAAATCCCGATGAATCAATTATGCTAGCTAAATCTTTCAAATTTTCAGTCTTAGCAAAATCTTCAACCACCAGTTGGTCGTGGGTCTCTGTACCACCTTTAAATTCAATGGTCAATAAACTTTGTCCGTTGTTCTGCTGTAAAGCGCTATATTTTACAAATTCGCTATTTAAAGAGATCGTATCGGAAACTTTTTTACCTCCCTGTATATAGTTTGCATAGCTTAAATTGCTGATTGCTTCAGGGGCTATTTCTGTAGAATCCAAACCTCTGCCCTGAAAAAGTGTATAAGTGATGCTATCTCCCTTATCGGCATAATAATTACTGGCCAACAAAGAATAGTCCTGCGCCTTTACACTAACAGCTAAAAATAAACAGGAACTAACGAAAAAGCAAACTCTCAAGTCTTTAAACATCGGTAATAAGTTATGTTATAATATTGCTCTCAAACCTAACATAAAATTTTTATTTAGTAAAGACTTTGGCACTAAAATGATATAATTAACGCAAAACAAACACCACACTGACGGATATAAGCGGTCAATATGGTATCACTTTTAACGTGTTGATTTATTTAGAAGCAATATTTGTTAGCCTCGATTAACCGTTTGGCCACATTTTGGCGTGCTTCTTTAATATTAAAAGGGGCCACCTTAGTAAACCTTCTCAGGCCTACCAGCATCATCTTCAATTCGTCTCCTTCTGCAAAAGAATTTAGAGCCTCTTTGCCCGATAGATAAACCTTATCAACTGTTGTCTGCAAGCAAATACGGGCCATATCCAACTGCTCTTTCACTTCTTCCGTACCTTTGATCTGCACCAATTTTTCCACCCTGAGTAACGTCGATTCTGCGATATAAACCCCTCCAATGATGTCAGCAATGTTCATCAATATCTCCTGTTCTTTTTGAAGAGTCATCATCAACTGTTGAACAGCGGCACCCGCCACTAAAAGACCTGCTTTTTTAAGATTAGCAATAATTCTCTTTTCATAAGCAAACAAGGTATCATCAGCATCTTCAAAATCAGGTATAGCCAATAGTTCCCCCGCGACAGCCTGGGCAGGGCCCATTAGATCCAACTCCCCTTTCAGAGCACGCTTTAAAAGCATATCAACAATTAATAATCGATTAACCTCATTTGTTCCCTC
This Olivibacter sp. SDN3 DNA region includes the following protein-coding sequences:
- a CDS encoding LutB/LldF family L-lactate oxidation iron-sulfur protein, which codes for MSTKTASDFIVTSEDKAFDLSHRNVINYNIDKYNHAVNIGLQRWNSLENAKRKAHVIKWRVMENLDKLLPDFEANFQKNGGKVLWANNVVEAQQEILQIIQRVGAKRVVKSKSMATEEIELNAFLKEHEITSVETDLGEYIVQLLGQKPYHIVTPAMHLSLADISKLFHQHFDTPLDASPEQLTLKARELLRNEYLNAEVGITGANFLIADTGSIAITENEGNARLSTTFPRVHIAVVGIEKLIPSIADLDLYWPLLANHGTGQNLTVYNSIISGPRKETETDGPEEMYVILLDNGRTDLLAQKEQRQGLYCIRCGACLNACPIYKNIGGHTYNTTYSGPIGSIITPHMKGMAEFKHLSYASSLCGKCSEVCPVKIDIHKMLLLNRRDAVKDGLSPKSEEWGWKAYVKIVQRRKLLDFFGGKFKNYFLKLFFRKPWGNKRDLPEVSTKSFNAQWQESKKENRRN
- a CDS encoding DUF4198 domain-containing protein; translation: MFKDLRVCFFVSSCLFLAVSVKAQDYSLLASNYYADKGDSITYTLFQGRGLDSTEIAPEAISNLSYANYIQGGKKVSDTISLNSEFVKYSALQQNNGQSLLTIEFKGGTETHDQLVVEDFAKTENLKDLASIIDSSGFTTEYTANTFFTAKALTRTEKHNGNLYKNKECQQLEIVLEQNPYRLQYGDDITAVIFLAGKPLEGASATIYTKSITGQVHEAKYRSNGDGKIYFKLNRSGLWLLQTVYANPSEEDGVDYNYYQSSFSFSFQ